acaaatgatcgACTTCTTCAGACACATTACAAGGACTATTCCACAggctctgtcacaccttacccctctgtaaggcatgacatgatcccgtagaatacctaatgaactatcgaacttcacctaccaataactcattaagtaccctacaaaggattttaaaacaattttcttacttttataagtgtgaGCAttatctaataggtattaaaatcatttaattgaagttttaaaactagtaaaattttttggcccattttgtttttccacaaattttataaaaatttcggcagagtgccatctgtattttgagaaaacagttcttcaaatacctgaaaaaaaagcacttccaataatttttctcaacaacttcttcaaattcacaatcaattccaaccaatttctcaagtttcaaaattcaacaatcctcatttctcaatttcaaaaaattccaataatcataaaaatactatcaattaatttcattcactcatatttcattaaagatagacaatctatatacatcatactaaaaatttacattaggaaaatccaaactaaaatttattacaaattttatacaaactttgtacaagctgcttaagaccagttttacatgtccatacaattacgtgcattatatacatcaaaaaaaatatttaccgtcagggtataaattatacccgatagcttcaaagcgggtaggtcctcaatcctcagcagctcagtctgttgctcctctagtctctaaatctgtgacagcaataacagccatcgctgagtactaggactcagtggtgcacaacatactaaaataatttttatatagaatttaaatcacatttatacaAAAATTGGatagaacatgagaattaaatacaaaatatgaattatgagattttaatccaaacaagttcatttcgaagtatcaaaagaCATTTcaaaaaacccacagttatatcatgccattcgaaacaaatataatctcaatagccagaggcaaaggagaagtcacatcacaaggctagctagctcaaatatatggatatccattcaatttcttcttctattggcacacacctcaacacttcagccagagaaggaatcaaaatcccactagtcatgctagtgaggtgttcaaatatatggtcatgacactgtggtttcaaaacttatcttaacaatttactaaacatttattgccatttcaaacatacacaaataaactttcaacaattcaaagcaaaagcataatacacatttcattcactttgtaaatgaattttaaagcatattgatgttgtgcacaaaccttaagcgagtcgcctcttggccttgactcgattccttgggttctttcccggtgttcctttccactgaaacacatagtttcacagtgtttcagtatcataacttagcataaatccaaaaaaaaatttaaattcacttttacctaactctaatgtgcaaaacttgacgttctttaaattttgtgttttggggttactattcaatatactattcaagtcaatttattgactttctaaggcttaataggtatgggaattccaacttcacccacataccatattttggtcactaaatttgttagttttggttgtttactcaaattctaagtcttttaggcaaatttgcaatttttcagttttggtgtcttaagttgcactgttccattgatcatttttctgttagaatttggcaaaacttccttcatagaaaatgtttcctattgtcttaaatttattctcctttttggatcactccaattggagttttgtagctcaagatatagccatttgaaccatggctgccagattggacttaacccaaattttctggacaaattctggttctggcagttttaggtcaccaaatttgggtggccaaatgacttggttaatggcataatttgggtttgtgttcttcagtaaagttttaggtctatatctcatctatccactagtaaaatttcaggtcatttagacctgcctagctcaagttatggccaaatgaacaaacactattccttTGGTCAGtatgtacaggtcagactgagaattttcgaatttggtcaatttgttcactaggttttggtcactttttgggcatgattcctaaatgaaaattgtgtcattttgtgtctattttcattcccaattagtctcataccaattggacttgtaaattttcagttttggtccctcaaagagaccttggtcctgcagcctgcagcatgaccacattgaatccgaatttaacctcaattcaaacacttccaacacacttcatttggtcacaaatgaccatttctcactttaaactaggtcaaacacatcatttccccatttctccaaattttgtctcctaaaccctaagtgtccaaaaccctaatttacatatttgctccattcatgaatttaaagtgtagcactaacacctactcacttagattgacttgcatgcatgatttattgaagtgaaacataTCATTTTCCCTCAACCCTCATGGCTGTCGAATTGTTTGTCCcttcataacttatcattttctttaacttttcatgcaatttacactcatctcaacttaatttcaaagcttaaagaagaagagaaagggaaacaagtactaacctcacttgtcaaattttcttgaattgccaagcttgattttccttcacttttcttcaattttcttcctccCAACTTCTTATTGAGGTTCAATTTAAAGGTTTctacaaattttagaaatgatttatagggaaattttagagttaccaaagcttgaatttgagctcaaatggaggaattagagtgaagagagagagagaagaggtgaaCGGCAAtttggaagaagaagatgaccactttgtttttaattttatgtttatttctctcctttttgacttagtcaaaaataacttaaataggaaaatatttatgaggtatgcatgatgtcacctatgtgatgtcattaatccttcattaaatttgttttcttttccttttgtttctccataacttcttcaatttaattatatagttcaaaattttcttttctctaattttatttgaaagttaggtcaggagtcagctctcgaggtcaattgaccaaattacccctcaccggttcaacccggtttacaaataattcaatatttcttctggttccttaacctaattatttgactggcttaacaattctttttcatgattttctcttttccactgtgttcacaatagtcttaaagaccgcggtgtcacattttacgattcgaaatttgagtttaaatagacttcgcaatgcttcccgagaaggtcacccatcgctgtgactctcggctcatttaacttcttatgttctgtttttcttatttatacttatctaattggcaattactaattatttgtgtttatggcttatctagttgtcttaattgtggttttaatccccttaattgtccggactaactccggtcaccggaacagtgaaatgtactaggctatacaaataggggtgttacaattctcccccccttaaaataaatttcgtctcgaaatttttacctggtatcaatttctgaacagctgtgggtgctgtctcctcatgtcctcctctcgttcccaagtagcttcttagcccgaatgatggttccacagcacttttaccaatggtatctgcttgttcctagctgcttcacctcataagccagaatctctatgggttcttcttcatatgtgaggtctggattcacttcaatttcttctactggtagtacatgagatgggtctgatcgatacctcctcaacatagacacatggaagacattatgtatcttctccaactctggaggtagtgccaatcgatatgccaaaggacccactctttccagaacctcatatggcctaataaaatgaggactcagtttcccctttctgccgaatctcataattctcttctaagggaaaaccttgaggaatactttctcacccactgcatactcaatatctcttctttttaaatcaatgtaggacttctgacgatctgatgcagtcttaagtccatCTCTGCAccatgatcttctcctcagtttgctgaacaatttcgggtccaatcatctttctttcacccacgtcatccaaacacaatggggttctacatttttctgccatacaaagcttcatatggaggcatcccaatgcttgattgatagctattgttataagcaaactcaatcaaaggcaagtgtgtgtcccaactgccctcaaattcaatcacacaagcccgtagcatgtcctccaaaatctgaattaccctctcggactggccatctgtttgtgggtggaatgcagtactgaaattcaatctagttcctagggatctctaaagactatcccagaatctagaagtgaacctaggatctctgtctgatacgatggataccggcactccatgtagtctcacaatttcatcaatgtacaacctggccaatctttctaaactgtagtccatccgaactggcagaaaatgagcagacttggttagtttgtcaacaatgacccatattgcatcatgactcttctgtgtccttggaagtcccatcacaaaatccatcgttattctctcccatttccattccggtactagtagtggatgtaataatccagcgggtacttgatgctctgcctttacttgctgacaagttagccatttagaaacaaactctgccacatctctttttatacccatccaccagtaatgctcctttagccctctatacatttttgtgccaccagggtgcatggcaaaaggagactcatgtgcttccttcaaaatgatatgcctcaaatcaacatcattaggaacacacattctaccctggtgtagcagtagaccatcatctctaattgagaattctggtttcttaccctgccggacttcttctaataatttctgatacttctggtcattctgagtagccattctgatctgatcaatcaacactggctgtacatgccatgtaactgctTTCTGcctatcatcattaatctctaagctggcatgcaatgatcttaactcatgcaccatagacaaaggagtaacccgtagacttgccatagtgttgcgacttaaggcatcagccacaacattagctttccctgactgatagtctatcagacaatcatagtattttatcaactctaaccatctcctctgtctcaaattcaactctttctgggtgcccaaatacttcaaactcttataatcagtgtagatatagcatttctccccatacaaatagtgcctccagatcttaagagcaaacacaatagctgcaagctccaaatcatgtgtcggataattcctctcatgcggttttagctggcatgatgcataggcaatgacatttcgatcttgcatcaatacacagcctaacccattgtgagaagcatcactataaactgtatattctttactcagagtaggtaaagtcaggactggagcttcagtcaaacatttcttcaattcatcaaaactctgttggcatttatctgtccactgaaatttcacatctttcctaagcagcttggttagtggagatgccaacatgcagaatcccttcacaaatctacggtagtatctagctaaacccagaaaactgggaatctttgtgacatttctgggtggcctccaattaaggacagcttctatcttacttggatctaccttgatgccctcttctgatactacatgccccaagaatgatatttccttcagccaaaattcacacttcgataatttggcgcatagctgtttctccctcaaagtctgcagtacaattcgcagatgtctatcatgctcttttgcattcctcgaatagaccaatatatcatctatgaataccataacaaacaggtcgaggtatgatctgaagatagtgttcatcagatccataaaagcagccggagcattagttaacccgaatggcataactaagaactcataatggccataacgggttttaaaggcagttttagaaatactctgctattgtactttcagctgataataacctgatcttaggtcaattttggagaatacagctgcacccctcaactgatcaaataagtcatcaatacagggcaatgggtatctgttctttattgtaaccttattcaactgtcgatagtcaatgcataaccggagagtgccatccttcttctttacaaacaacactggcgctccccaaggtgacacattagggcggataaagcccttgtcaagcaattcttgcaactgcattttcaactctttcaattctgtaggtgccattctatatggcattatggagattgggtccacaccaggcataacatcaatctcaaactgcacctctctttctggaggtaatcctggcaattcatcaggaaacacatccagaaagtcacatactataaggatgtccctcagtgctgggctccccacttgggtgtctatcacatgtgccaagtatgcttcacacccctttctgatcatccttctggctattgcagctgaaatgatgtttgatggcagtaaatgcctctccccatgtattaccacatcactgtacaaagggagaccaaaagtgatcttcgcctacaaatcaatcatggcgtgatacctggctaaccaatccatgcccaagatgatatcataatctctgaagggaatttcaatcaaatctgacagaaaaacatgtccttggatcaccaaaggacagtctctatagattttattgaccgacctcttgtcctaatggactagttactagcacttcaaaacccattttgacacatggaacagcaagtgaactgactgtgctagcactaacatatgagtgggttgaactcggatcaaacaacacaaatacttcttgatcagagatagagaatgtaccagctacaatatcagaagtctcagcctcttctcgctgtctcattgtgtagactctggctgacgcacttcctCAGGCCGATCGACCAACAGCTCTCGATCGCCAAAGCAAaggctctacctctgcctcttcctaatcttccacctcgacctctgctaggtccaccaaatttctctcttcccagaagtaccaccaaaacttggctctactgacttttctcccttgtctttctctgatttttcaactttttctaatttttcttttgttggggtcgcttctgattcaatcctttctaactcgagTGGTTGAGACATGAGTTttgaaaaattgctgtgtctgaatcccactacttgcattctcaaattgggCTTTAAAccagtttcaaatctcttgcaccgttccttgctggtagaaaggagactcccaacataatggcttaagcgggagaactccctctcatattctgccattgatttactcccttgcttcagactcagaaattcttgcaacttttgatccacatatgcgtctgggacatatttttgtttaaattctctgatgaagttatcccaggtcagtactggtggttcagctaagctgtgggggatgggcttccaccaatcatatgcatccccttgcagtaatgacatagaatattcaaacttcagttcatcttggcagtgcagcttcttaaacactctatccatcctttcaagccattgcactgcctctaaagggtccactgtacccttaaattcagtagctctatacttcaataacttatcatattgtctggctagaGGCAGCGGTTGTGCCAcaagtgtctggggtggagcttgagcaggcatacccccagccattttttgaaacattgtagccatctgctgtgcaaactgtgcagaaaTCATGCATTTGTGGGGCTCAGACATCGACTCCATCGACATTCTCAAAGTCGGGattccccttatgcctcagctttaacagattgctcgactgatcgatccccttcttccattttagtctgaagttaggatatctcctgaacaagtaacacatggagatttccctccgttagtacatatttatgatgtaatgcactgtatgtaacaaatatggacattgagcagttgtacttagcaaagaaaagacacaaattcataagttaaaacatacttcaaaaatttgctctgataccactaaaacatgtcacaccttacccctctgtaaggcatgacattatcccgtagaatacctaatgaactaccgaacttcacctaccgataactcattaagtaccctacaaaggattttaaaacaattttctttcttttataagtggtgagcattatctaataggtattaaaatcatttaattgaagttttaaaactagtaaaaatttttggcccattttgtttttacgcaaattttataaaaattttggcagagtgtcgtctgtattttgagaaaacagttcttcaaatacctgaaaaaaaaacacttccaataatttttctcaacaacttcttcaaattcgcaatcaattccaaacaatttctcaagttttaaaattcaacaatcctcatttctcaatgtccaaaaattccaataatcataaaaatactatcaatcaatttcattcactcatatttcattaaagatagacAATCTATATACATcacactaaaaatttacattaggaaaatctaaactaaaatttattacaaactttatacaaactttgtacaagctgctcaagaccagttttacatgtccatacaattacgtgctttatatacatcaaaataaatatttatcgtcaaggtataaattataccggATAGCTTCAAAGCGGGTAGgttctcaatcctcagcagctcagtctgctgctcctctagtctctaaatctgtgacagcaataacaaccatcgctgagtactaggactcagtggtacacaacatactaaaataatctttatgtagaatttaaatcacatttattcaaaaattggacagaacatgagaattaaatacaaaatatgaattatgagattttaatccaaacaagttcatttcgaaatatcaaaacacatttcataaaacccacagttatatcatgccattcgaaacaaatataatctcaatagccagaggctaaggagaagttacatcacaaggctagctagctcaaatatatggatatccattcaatttcttcttctattggcacacacctcaacacttcagccagagaaggaatcaaaattcgaaactgattaccctcagtagtcatgctaatgaggtgttcaaatatatggtcatgacactgtggtttcaaaacttatcttaacaatttactaaacatttattgccattttaaaCATACACAAatgaactttcaacaattcaaagaaaaaGCATAATAcccatttcatgcactttgtaaatgaattttaaagcatattgatgttgtgcacaaaccttaagcgagtcgcctcttggccttgactcgattcctcgggttctttcccggtgttcctttccactgaaacacacagtttcacagtgtttcagtatcataacttagcataaatccaaaaaaaaaatttaaattcacttttacctaactctaatgtgctaaacttgatgttctttaaattttgtgtttcggggttgctattcactatactattcaagtcaatttgttgactttctaaggcttaataggtatgggaattccaacttcacccacataccacattttggtcactaaatttgttagttttggttgtttactcaatatctaagtcttttaggcaaatttgcaatttttcagttttggtgtcttaagttttactgttccatttgtcatttttctgttagaatttggcaaaacttccttcatagaaaatgttccctattgtcttaactttattctcctttttggatcactccaattggagttttgtagctcaagttatagccatttgaaccatggctgctggattggacttaacccagattttctgagcaaattctggttctggcagttttatgtcaccaaatttgggtggccaaatgacttggttaatggcatattttaggctatatctcatctgtccactggtaaaatttcaggtcatttagacctaccttgctcaagttatggccaaatgaacaaacactgttcatttggtcagtatgtacaggtcagactgagaatttccggatttggtcaattttttcactaagttttggtcactttttgggcatgattcctaatgaaaattgtgtgattttctatctattttcattcccaattgttctcataccaattggacttgtaaattttcagttttggtccctcaaatggaccttgatcctgctgcctacagcatgactacattgaatccgaatttaacctcaattcaaacaatttcaacacacttcatttggtcacaaatgaccatttctcacatcaaactaggtcaaacacatcatttcaccatttctccaaattttgtctcctaaaccctaagtgtccaaaaccctaatttacatatttgctccattcatgaatttaaagtgtagcactaacacctacccacttagattgacttgcatgcatgatttattgaagtgaaacataTCATTTTCCCTCAAccctcatggctgccgaattgtttgtcccttcataacttatcattttctttaacttttcatgcaatttacactcatctcaacttaatttcaaagcttaaagaagaaaagaaaggaaaacaagtactaacctcacttgtcaatttttcttgaattgccaagcttgattttccttcacttttcttcaattttcttcctcccaacttcttgttgaggttcaatttaaaggtttctacaaattttagaaatgatttatggggaaattttagagttaccaaagcttgaatttgagctcaaatggaggaattagagtgaagagagagagagaaaaggtgAACGGCAAtttggaagaagaagatgatcactttgtttttaattttatgtttatttctctcctttttgacttagtaaaaaataacttaaataggaaaatatttatgaggtatgcatgatgtcatctatgtgatatcattaatccttcattaaatttgttttcttttccttttgtttttccataacttcttcaatttaattatatagttcaaaattttcttttttctaattttatttgacagttaggtcaggagtaagctctcggggtcaattgaccaaattacccctcgccggttaaacccggtttgcaaataattcaatatttcttctggttccttgacctaattatttgactggcttaacaattctttttcgtgattttctcttttccactgagttcacaatagtcttaaggaccgcgacgtcacattttacggttcgaaatttgagtttaaatcgacttcgcaatccttcccgagaaggtcacccatcgctgtgactctcagctcatttaacttcttatgttctatttttcatatttatacttaactaattggcaattactaattatttgtgtttatggcttatctagttgtcttaagtgtggttctaatccccttaattgtccggaccaactctggtcaccgaaatagtgaaatgtaccaggctatacaaataggggtgttacaggctcCACAGAGAAGTCATCTAGAAAAACTTAAAAAGTATGGGGCAatagatttctatggcaagaaagATGATCATCCCTCCCTGCTGAATTTTGGTTGGAAAGGACAGACAGGGTTCTACATCAGCTCCACTGTACACCAGACTAGAATTTAGAGTGTGCAGTATCTCTGTTACAAGAGGAGGCATACCAGTGGTGGTTGACAGTGATTGATCATGCAGAGAAGGCGCAGCCTCCATTGGACATTACCTGCGATCTTTTCTTGactgaattcaaaaagaaataaattagtcGATAGTATTGGGAAAGTAAGAGGAGGGAGCTTATTCAAATGAGGTAGAGACAATTATCAGTCACTAAGTATGAGAGAGAATTTATCAGACTCAATAGATATGCTAGAGAGATAGTTGCCATTGAGGAGATCAGATGTAGGAGGTTTGAGAATGGCTGGAATGATTACCTCAGACTCCAGCTCACTTAGATGCAAATAGACGACTTCTCCAGATGCAGAAGAACAAAGCAGAAAGAATAGAGATCAGAAGAGGGGACAACCGAGCAACATCTCCTCTAAAAAGATTATCCTCAATTGAAGGGTACTGATGCACCACGAACTCAGACACAGATATCTACACTCGGTACTCAGAGAGGCAGGAAGCCAGGCAAATTAGAGCCAGCTAGGACCAATCAGAGAGGGGTATCAGAGACAGTAAACAGACTATAGGAAAATAGAGCCCCAACCAGAGCATATGTAATGAAAGCTAGAGAGGATCAAGATGCTCATGATGTGATAGTTAGTAAATTTCTATTATTTGATGCTGATGTATATGCATTGATTGATCCGAGATCTACACATTCTTATATCTGCACTACTACACCAAGTGAGAAGGGTATACATGCTGAATTATTACCACATGATATATTAGTAACTAATCCTATAGGACATAGTGTGACTGCAAATAAGGTGTATAGAGATTGCTCAGTTTGGGTGCATGACAGGGAATTTCCTGTTGACTTGATAGAATTGCCTTTTCACGAATTTGATGTTATcctgggtatggattggttagctaaacATCAGGctgtagttgattgcaaattaaaaagggtTGTGTTGAAAGCTTCTGATAATTGTAATGTGGCTATATATGGTGAGAGACATAATTTATTGTCAAATGTGATTTTAGCTATTACAGCCAGGAAActaattagaaaggggtgtgaggcATTTTTAGCACATGTCATAAACACTAGAAAAGAAGGTTTGAATATTCAGGATATTCTTATTGTGAAGCCCCTTACCCATcaactgtatagccgagcaagaaatgctacatttggtgccggaccagcctatcttgtcttatcatgtccattgtaaatttttaatatcatttaaaaacaggtaatccatgtgtagaaattttttttttcaacttgtttctgtggagacccagacagagccttctctattttgttagcatctggcgggttccactaattacctgttaacatgttcatattcatttcacacatttccatatcatattctattgtatcatatcattcacaattatttatgagatctgaaAAGTCTAtcgtctattgcattcatatagaaattcatagacaaTAGTTTACAAGGTCATGtataatctcaaaatt
This sequence is a window from Hevea brasiliensis isolate MT/VB/25A 57/8 chromosome 10, ASM3005281v1, whole genome shotgun sequence. Protein-coding genes within it:
- the LOC131169369 gene encoding uncharacterized protein LOC131169369; this translates as MKAREDQDAHDVIVSKFLLFDADVYALIDPRSTHSYICTTTPSEKGIHAELLPHDILVTNPIGHSVTANKVYRDCSVWVHDREFPVDLIELPFHEFDVILGMDWLAKHQAVVDCKLKRVVLKASDNCNVAIYDYHSGKANIVADSLSRKSLAALKALNAHVRLTTNGVIVAYLKIKSSLIQQVQDTQKTDEKLMGIVSKLLDEKEGEYVIDKDGHLYYRDRLCVPNVDDLK